The following are from one region of the Planctomonas sp. JC2975 genome:
- a CDS encoding rhamnogalacturonan acetylesterase produces the protein MTIRLAGDSTVAPPKPLEHPLSGWGGYLHEYVADDIVNYAVGGATTASFIDEGRWPALLNDLQPGDTVIIQFGHNDQKARPLSEAMDAYRDRLTSFLDDVRAKGATPVLATSPERRLFTDDGLRMSHGGYPQIVRDLGRDEDVPVIDLTAFTRWLYTWLGRDDARCLFVHFGPGESQYWPDGVHDDTHFNTHGARALAAFVAHSLDAVRRSGEHIEPAGRWGVQP, from the coding sequence ATGACGATCCGACTCGCAGGCGACTCGACCGTCGCCCCGCCCAAGCCGCTCGAGCATCCGCTCAGCGGGTGGGGCGGATACCTGCACGAATACGTCGCGGACGACATCGTCAACTATGCGGTCGGCGGTGCAACCACCGCGTCCTTCATCGACGAGGGCCGCTGGCCGGCCCTGCTGAACGATCTGCAGCCCGGCGACACCGTGATCATCCAGTTCGGCCACAACGACCAGAAGGCCAGGCCGCTTTCGGAGGCCATGGACGCCTATCGCGACCGCCTCACATCGTTCCTGGACGACGTGCGGGCCAAGGGCGCGACGCCCGTGCTCGCGACCTCGCCGGAGCGCCGCCTCTTCACCGACGACGGACTGCGGATGTCGCATGGCGGGTATCCGCAGATCGTGCGCGACCTCGGCCGCGACGAGGACGTGCCAGTCATCGACCTCACGGCGTTCACCCGGTGGCTGTACACGTGGCTCGGGCGCGACGACGCCCGCTGCCTGTTCGTGCACTTCGGCCCAGGGGAGTCGCAGTACTGGCCGGACGGCGTACACGACGACACGCACTTCAACACCCACGGGGCACGGGCGCTCGCCGCATTCGTCGCGCACTCGCTCGATGCCGTGCGCCGTTCCGGCGAGCACATCGAGCCGGCAGGGCGCTGGGGCGTGCAGCCGTGA
- a CDS encoding DUF624 domain-containing protein, which yields MSRLTTTVPRSSSTPSPARQVPPRRSGAAARASVSKGVNTWVVAVAEFVTWIAKVNLAWIVLTLMGGIVLGFAPAAFAAVAMCRERLRSGHDPRLGEFFATWRRDFWRANAVLLPVAVVDALIVTAFTLALQASVLLAIVVGIVVLVAVLATVLLPVLYANYAISLTRYVPTATRFVLSNPVSMLLLALTCAAVVVASVLVPALVVFVSIGAWVQFSTALCLSFFHYNDERLAAPAAPDARSN from the coding sequence ATGTCGCGGCTCACCACGACCGTTCCGCGTTCCTCCAGCACCCCCTCGCCGGCCAGGCAGGTGCCCCCACGTCGTTCGGGTGCCGCGGCACGCGCATCCGTCTCCAAGGGCGTCAACACGTGGGTCGTAGCCGTCGCCGAGTTCGTCACCTGGATCGCCAAGGTGAACCTCGCCTGGATCGTGCTCACGCTGATGGGTGGCATCGTGCTGGGATTCGCGCCCGCGGCGTTCGCCGCAGTGGCGATGTGTCGAGAGCGGCTGCGCAGCGGGCACGATCCGCGGCTCGGCGAGTTCTTCGCGACCTGGCGCCGCGACTTCTGGCGCGCCAACGCCGTGCTGCTGCCGGTGGCCGTCGTCGACGCGCTGATCGTGACCGCGTTCACGCTGGCGCTGCAGGCATCCGTTCTGCTGGCGATCGTGGTCGGAATCGTCGTTCTCGTCGCCGTTCTCGCGACGGTGCTGCTGCCCGTGTTGTACGCGAACTACGCGATCTCGCTCACGCGATACGTGCCGACGGCGACGCGCTTCGTGCTCTCGAATCCGGTGTCGATGCTGCTTCTCGCGCTCACCTGCGCGGCGGTGGTGGTCGCCTCGGTGCTCGTTCCAGCGCTCGTCGTGTTCGTCTCGATCGGCGCCTGGGTGCAGTTCAGTACCGCCCTTTGCCTGTCCTTCTTTCATTACAACGATGAACGTCTGGCGGCCCCAGCAGCGCCCGACGCTCGAAGTAACTGA
- a CDS encoding 2-hydroxyacid dehydrogenase produces MSIVVSLPGSALLQAYEALPGPAPTAVEFVTWDFRTPPPRDDFDIVVPPYMGATPLLSALDGVRTRLVQSQSIGFDGVTDVLPAGNVFANAASVHETSTAELAVGLILAAQRGIPDFVRAAERGEWAPGRYPSLADRRVLILGYGGVGKAVEARLAGFEIEVTRVASRARDEDGAHVHGIDELPQLLPDADIVVVGTPLSDATRGLVDDSFLTALPDGALVVNVARGPVADTDAVLKHAASGRLRFALDVTDPEPLPAAHPLFALPNVLISPHVGGATSAMMPRMARLLRRQIERVLAGEPPLNVVLHT; encoded by the coding sequence GTGAGCATCGTCGTCAGCCTTCCCGGATCCGCACTGCTGCAGGCCTACGAGGCCCTTCCAGGGCCGGCGCCCACGGCGGTCGAGTTCGTCACCTGGGATTTCCGCACTCCACCGCCGCGCGACGACTTCGACATCGTGGTCCCGCCGTACATGGGCGCGACTCCCCTGCTCAGCGCGTTGGACGGCGTGCGCACCCGGCTCGTGCAGAGCCAGTCGATCGGGTTCGACGGCGTCACCGACGTGCTGCCGGCCGGCAACGTGTTCGCGAACGCGGCATCCGTGCACGAGACGTCGACCGCTGAGCTCGCTGTGGGGCTGATCCTCGCGGCCCAGCGCGGCATCCCCGACTTCGTGCGGGCCGCCGAGCGCGGCGAATGGGCTCCCGGCCGATATCCGAGTCTCGCCGATCGTCGCGTTCTGATCCTGGGCTACGGCGGAGTCGGCAAGGCCGTCGAGGCGCGGCTGGCGGGGTTCGAGATCGAGGTGACGCGCGTGGCATCCCGTGCCCGCGATGAAGACGGCGCGCACGTGCACGGCATCGACGAGCTGCCCCAACTGCTGCCCGACGCCGACATCGTCGTCGTCGGCACGCCGCTCTCTGATGCAACCCGCGGCCTCGTCGACGACTCCTTCCTCACCGCGCTCCCGGACGGCGCCCTGGTGGTGAACGTCGCGCGCGGTCCCGTGGCCGACACGGATGCCGTGCTGAAGCACGCCGCATCGGGACGACTCCGCTTCGCGCTGGACGTGACGGATCCCGAGCCGCTTCCGGCCGCGCATCCGCTCTTCGCCCTGCCCAATGTGCTGATCTCGCCGCACGTCGGTGGCGCGACGAGCGCCATGATGCCTCGCATGGCGCGCCTGCTGCGG
- a CDS encoding DUF1961 family protein, whose protein sequence is MSLPTGTAEVSASTESIVLYTNPLRTPGDIADWIPEGPMRAVAGQEGLELESTGDEAVLGDRAHFTVWCPEALPDGIRISWSFRPLTDEGLAMVFFAAEGIGADLFSAGLAARDGYYPQYHSGDIRTLHASYYRRKWLSERRFTTANLRKSPGFQLVAQGADPLPAVADVDGFYRVHVEKDGASVRFGIDDLTLFDWRDESGDVLGGGRIGFRHMAPLRAAYRDLEVTSLHT, encoded by the coding sequence GTGAGCCTTCCGACCGGCACGGCAGAGGTGTCCGCCTCGACCGAATCCATCGTGCTCTACACCAACCCGTTGCGTACGCCGGGGGACATCGCGGACTGGATCCCGGAAGGTCCGATGCGCGCGGTCGCGGGGCAGGAGGGACTCGAACTGGAGAGCACGGGTGATGAGGCGGTGCTGGGCGACCGCGCGCACTTCACGGTGTGGTGTCCGGAGGCGCTGCCCGATGGCATCCGCATCTCGTGGTCGTTCCGTCCGCTCACCGACGAGGGCCTCGCGATGGTCTTCTTCGCCGCGGAGGGGATCGGTGCCGACCTTTTCTCGGCCGGCCTCGCAGCTCGGGACGGCTACTATCCGCAGTACCACTCGGGCGACATCCGCACGCTGCATGCGTCGTACTACCGACGTAAATGGTTGAGCGAGCGGCGCTTCACGACCGCGAATCTGCGCAAGTCCCCTGGTTTCCAGCTCGTCGCACAGGGCGCGGACCCGCTGCCGGCGGTCGCCGATGTTGACGGCTTCTACCGCGTCCACGTCGAGAAAGACGGAGCCTCGGTGCGGTTCGGCATCGACGATCTGACCCTGTTCGACTGGCGCGACGAGAGCGGTGACGTGCTCGGTGGCGGGCGGATCGGGTTCCGACACATGGCACCGCTGCGTGCCGCCTACCGAGACCTCGAGGTGACCTCTCTGCATACCTGA
- a CDS encoding extracellular solute-binding protein → MSVTLKRFMAGATVLTVTALALVGCSSSPSASSTSTAAPKLDKLTVMAPYLSTDAPTADNEVGQTLNKILGTDLEVNWVPNSSYGDKTNITLAGNDIPDAMVIQGKDAGFVKNANAGAFWDLTNYLKDYPNLVSSTPAVQQASSVNGKVYGIYRPRDTMRTAVIIRKDWLKKLGLSMPKTTDDLYKIAKAFTEDDPDGDGKKDTYGLIVPKWPGSVGSNSPWDAIESWYGAGNVWTQQNGKLVQSFTTPQWKKALAYEKKIVSNGYINPDYATMDSVTWNTPFLNGQGGIIIDTYSRVRQITSLMEKTDPTTYQNMIAWTGNLEGPDGKMHALPTSGYSGFIAIPKSSVKTEAQLRQVLSVLNKLNSKQAQILINNGIEGKNYNLVDGRAQAINPPTPESTLMQNTVNSYAQLGISVGGNKFYLPAQPNAYDQTQYDAQLKTAASDLKSAVYNPAAAYVSNTYVLNGATLDNIISDARIKYDAGQIDDAGLDAALKQWATSGGTQVTAEINKLYKADKNK, encoded by the coding sequence GTGTCTGTCACGTTGAAACGATTCATGGCGGGAGCCACGGTTCTGACCGTCACGGCCCTCGCCCTGGTCGGCTGCTCATCGTCTCCTTCGGCGTCGAGCACGTCGACCGCAGCGCCCAAGCTCGACAAGCTCACCGTCATGGCGCCGTACCTCTCGACGGACGCCCCGACCGCGGACAACGAGGTGGGCCAGACGCTGAACAAGATCCTCGGCACCGACCTCGAGGTCAATTGGGTGCCGAACTCGTCGTACGGCGACAAGACCAACATCACGCTCGCGGGCAACGACATCCCTGACGCCATGGTCATCCAGGGCAAGGACGCCGGGTTCGTGAAGAACGCCAACGCCGGCGCCTTCTGGGACCTGACCAACTACCTCAAGGACTACCCGAACCTGGTGTCGAGCACCCCTGCTGTGCAGCAGGCCTCCAGCGTGAACGGCAAGGTCTACGGCATCTACCGTCCGCGCGACACCATGCGCACGGCGGTGATCATCCGCAAGGACTGGCTGAAGAAGCTCGGCCTGTCCATGCCGAAGACCACTGACGACCTCTACAAGATCGCGAAGGCGTTCACCGAGGACGACCCCGACGGCGACGGCAAGAAGGACACGTACGGTCTGATCGTGCCGAAGTGGCCGGGATCCGTCGGCTCGAACAGCCCGTGGGACGCCATCGAGAGCTGGTACGGCGCCGGCAACGTCTGGACCCAGCAGAACGGCAAGCTCGTGCAGTCCTTCACCACTCCGCAGTGGAAGAAGGCTCTGGCCTACGAGAAGAAGATCGTCTCGAACGGCTACATCAACCCCGACTACGCGACGATGGACTCCGTCACCTGGAACACGCCGTTCCTGAACGGCCAGGGCGGCATCATCATCGACACGTACTCGCGGGTGCGCCAGATCACGAGTCTGATGGAGAAGACCGACCCGACCACGTACCAGAACATGATCGCGTGGACCGGCAACCTCGAGGGTCCCGACGGCAAGATGCACGCCCTTCCCACGTCGGGCTACTCCGGATTCATCGCCATCCCGAAGTCGTCGGTGAAGACCGAGGCGCAGCTGCGTCAGGTGCTGTCCGTTCTCAACAAGTTGAACAGCAAGCAGGCGCAGATCCTGATCAACAACGGCATCGAGGGCAAGAACTACAACCTCGTCGACGGCCGTGCACAGGCGATCAACCCGCCAACCCCGGAATCCACCCTGATGCAGAACACGGTGAACTCCTACGCGCAGCTCGGCATCTCCGTCGGCGGCAACAAGTTCTACCTGCCGGCCCAGCCGAACGCGTACGACCAGACGCAGTACGACGCCCAGCTGAAGACAGCGGCATCCGATCTGAAGTCGGCCGTCTACAACCCTGCCGCGGCGTACGTCTCGAACACCTACGTGCTCAACGGGGCGACGCTCGACAACATCATCTCCGACGCCCGCATCAAGTACGACGCGGGGCAGATCGACGATGCCGGTCTGGATGCCGCACTCAAGCAGTGGGCGACCAGCGGCGGAACCCAGGTGACCGCAGAGATCAACAAGCTCTACAAGGCGGACAAGAACAAGTAA
- a CDS encoding ABC transporter permease subunit, producing MSTPTVTQDAPIAELVAEAEFAKIGKRKSRHNRLWARMVRYRWLYLLLVPGVVYFALFKYAPMYGAIIAFKDYVPFLGIGGSQWVGLAQFEQFFNNPDFFRLLGNTLILALLSLVIAFPVTIFMALMLNEMRMMVLKRTVQTLIYIPHFLAWTVVASLTYLLFSQGAGPLFSFFNGVFGTHVDFLTDPAWFRPLIVLQDIWKNTGWGTIIFLAALAAVDQEQYEAAVIDGAGRFQRVWHVTLPSIRPTIVVMLILQMGQILNTGFEQIYLMTNSLNRQVADVFDTYVYFVGITQGAYSYSTAVGLFKAVIGVVLILGANWLAKRFNQDGIF from the coding sequence ATGTCGACGCCGACCGTCACACAAGACGCCCCCATCGCGGAGCTGGTCGCCGAGGCCGAGTTCGCGAAGATCGGGAAGCGCAAATCCCGTCACAACAGACTGTGGGCGCGCATGGTGCGCTACCGCTGGCTCTATCTGTTGCTCGTCCCCGGCGTGGTCTATTTCGCGCTGTTCAAGTACGCGCCCATGTACGGGGCGATCATCGCGTTCAAGGACTACGTTCCGTTCCTCGGCATCGGCGGAAGCCAGTGGGTGGGGCTCGCGCAGTTCGAGCAGTTCTTCAACAACCCGGACTTCTTCCGGCTCCTCGGCAACACGCTGATCCTCGCGCTGCTGAGCCTCGTGATCGCCTTCCCGGTCACGATCTTCATGGCCCTCATGCTGAACGAGATGCGGATGATGGTGCTCAAGCGCACCGTGCAGACGCTCATCTACATTCCGCACTTCCTCGCGTGGACGGTGGTGGCCTCCCTCACCTACCTTCTCTTCTCACAAGGCGCGGGACCGCTGTTCAGCTTCTTCAACGGCGTTTTCGGAACGCACGTCGACTTCCTCACCGACCCGGCCTGGTTCCGACCGCTGATCGTGCTGCAGGACATCTGGAAGAACACCGGATGGGGAACGATCATCTTCCTCGCGGCGCTCGCCGCCGTCGACCAGGAGCAGTACGAGGCCGCCGTGATCGACGGAGCGGGACGCTTCCAGCGGGTATGGCACGTGACGCTGCCCTCCATCCGCCCGACGATCGTCGTGATGCTGATCTTGCAGATGGGGCAGATCCTCAACACCGGGTTCGAACAGATCTACCTGATGACAAACTCGCTGAACCGGCAGGTGGCCGACGTGTTCGACACGTACGTGTACTTCGTCGGCATCACGCAGGGCGCCTACAGCTACTCGACCGCCGTTGGCCTGTTCAAGGCCGTCATCGGCGTGGTGCTGATCCTCGGCGCCAACTGGCTGGCCAAGCGCTTCAACCAGGACGGGATCTTCTGA
- a CDS encoding Tat pathway signal sequence domain protein, which yields MNTMNETTMQQTSTAAATASTDASGAPFDGVRVHWLGDRPPGELEAAVTFGVPLPRETVASVDGLEVVDEAGAPVAAQLWPLATWPDGSLKWAGVATADARDGYRVVQASGAGSVDGSAFGSVTTAVGTDAAAQSVHVTRDADGVRVDTGAVSLLVPSSGPALLRDVRIDGREIAREARLVSVLQTTPPEEEERRDRSDFESDVTSVEVEQNGPVRAVVRVQGVHRALDGDRSWLPFTVRLYFTAGREGVRMLHSFVWDGDADRDFLAGLGLRVSVPLRAALHDRHVRIAGAEGGVFAEAVRGITGLRRDPGEAVRAAQIAGIPTPPLQEWAPTVSGRLELIPTWNDVTLSQLTPDGFTLRKRTAAGHAWVGVTAGTRADGYAYLGDIGGGVGLGVRDFWQSYPVQLDVRGAATDTGSLTAWLYSPEAEPMDMRFYHDGLGQDDFETQLEGLEITYEDYEPGFGDANGIARTHELWLRPYGATPATTVFAEHARLVADPAQLAAAPESIRSAGVFGDWSLPDRSVPEKAHLEDQLDALFAFYRDQIDHRRWYGFWNFGDIMHTYDGDRHVWRYDVGGYAWDNSELSPDLWLWYSFVRTGRKDVFRMAEAMTRHTGEVDTYHAGRFKGLGSRHNVQHWGCSAKQLRISSPAYRRFFYFLTADERTGDLLHELRDSDRTFLALDPTRKVRPDAATYRPDQHALAVGLGTDWGALAATWLTEWERSGDEWSRDRLLGTMEDIGSLPHGFLTGEALYDLSTGRFETTRDRISVSHLSAVFGLVEMCSELIALVDVPGFRDAWLQYCRLFLATDEEQLAAVGQVLHGTNLTQAHSRLLAYVANATGDEELARRVWRAFDATGEFLARGDFHDADAALHVRTVLPPEVIAPVQEADRVSTNAAAQFGLAAIQNLALVGEAIAERGTSGRAAASTAEA from the coding sequence ATGAACACGATGAACGAGACGACGATGCAGCAGACCTCGACGGCCGCGGCGACCGCATCCACCGACGCAAGCGGTGCCCCCTTCGACGGCGTGCGGGTGCACTGGCTGGGCGACAGGCCGCCGGGCGAGCTCGAGGCGGCGGTGACGTTCGGCGTCCCGTTGCCGCGGGAGACGGTGGCATCCGTCGACGGGCTCGAAGTCGTCGACGAGGCCGGTGCGCCGGTCGCGGCCCAGCTGTGGCCGCTGGCCACCTGGCCGGACGGCTCGCTCAAGTGGGCGGGCGTGGCGACGGCCGACGCACGCGACGGGTATCGGGTGGTGCAGGCATCCGGTGCGGGCTCGGTCGATGGCTCCGCCTTCGGCTCGGTCACGACTGCGGTCGGGACGGATGCGGCGGCGCAGTCCGTGCACGTGACCCGCGACGCCGACGGCGTTCGCGTCGACACGGGTGCTGTCTCGCTCCTCGTGCCGTCGTCGGGACCGGCGCTGCTGCGGGACGTGCGGATCGACGGCCGCGAGATCGCACGTGAGGCGCGACTCGTCAGCGTGCTGCAGACGACGCCGCCCGAAGAAGAGGAGCGGCGCGACCGGTCCGACTTCGAGAGCGACGTGACGTCGGTCGAGGTCGAGCAGAACGGTCCCGTTCGCGCCGTCGTGCGCGTGCAGGGCGTTCATCGGGCGCTCGACGGTGACCGCTCCTGGCTGCCGTTCACCGTGCGGCTGTACTTCACGGCGGGACGCGAGGGCGTGCGGATGCTGCACTCCTTCGTGTGGGACGGCGACGCCGACCGCGACTTCCTCGCAGGGCTCGGCCTTCGAGTGAGCGTTCCATTGCGTGCAGCGCTCCATGACCGGCACGTGCGGATCGCGGGCGCCGAAGGCGGCGTCTTCGCCGAGGCCGTTCGTGGCATCACGGGACTGCGTCGCGATCCCGGCGAGGCCGTTCGCGCCGCCCAGATCGCCGGAATCCCGACGCCGCCGCTTCAGGAGTGGGCGCCCACGGTGTCCGGACGCCTCGAGCTGATTCCCACGTGGAACGACGTCACGCTCTCGCAGCTCACGCCGGACGGCTTCACGCTGCGCAAGCGCACCGCGGCCGGGCACGCCTGGGTCGGGGTCACGGCGGGCACGCGCGCCGACGGATACGCGTACCTCGGCGACATCGGCGGCGGAGTCGGTCTCGGCGTGCGGGACTTCTGGCAGTCGTATCCGGTGCAGCTCGATGTGCGGGGCGCGGCCACGGACACGGGCTCGCTGACGGCGTGGCTGTACTCGCCCGAGGCCGAGCCCATGGACATGAGGTTCTACCACGACGGACTCGGACAAGACGACTTCGAGACGCAGCTCGAAGGCCTCGAGATCACGTACGAGGACTACGAGCCGGGATTCGGCGATGCCAACGGCATCGCGCGCACCCACGAGTTGTGGCTGCGGCCGTACGGCGCGACACCTGCGACGACGGTGTTCGCCGAGCACGCCCGGCTCGTGGCGGACCCGGCACAGCTCGCTGCGGCGCCGGAGAGCATCCGCTCGGCGGGTGTCTTCGGCGACTGGTCGTTGCCCGATCGGAGCGTGCCGGAGAAGGCCCACCTCGAAGACCAGCTCGACGCCTTGTTCGCGTTCTACCGCGACCAGATCGACCATCGACGCTGGTACGGGTTCTGGAACTTCGGCGACATCATGCACACCTACGACGGCGACCGGCACGTGTGGCGCTACGACGTCGGCGGCTACGCGTGGGACAACTCAGAGCTCTCGCCCGACCTCTGGCTCTGGTACTCGTTCGTGCGCACCGGCCGCAAGGACGTGTTCCGCATGGCGGAGGCCATGACGAGGCACACCGGCGAGGTGGACACCTACCATGCGGGCCGCTTCAAGGGCCTCGGGTCGCGTCACAACGTGCAGCACTGGGGATGCAGCGCCAAGCAGCTGCGCATCAGCAGCCCGGCATACAGACGGTTCTTCTACTTCCTCACGGCCGACGAGCGCACGGGCGACCTGCTCCACGAGCTGCGCGACAGCGACCGCACGTTCCTGGCGCTCGATCCGACCCGCAAGGTGCGTCCGGATGCCGCGACCTACCGCCCTGACCAGCACGCGCTGGCCGTCGGCTTGGGAACCGACTGGGGCGCGCTCGCCGCGACCTGGCTGACGGAGTGGGAGCGCTCGGGCGACGAGTGGTCGCGCGACCGGCTGCTCGGAACCATGGAGGACATCGGATCACTGCCGCACGGATTCCTCACCGGCGAGGCCTTGTACGACCTCAGCACGGGACGCTTCGAGACCACTCGAGACCGCATCTCGGTCTCGCACCTGAGCGCTGTATTCGGGCTCGTCGAGATGTGCAGCGAGCTGATCGCACTGGTCGACGTCCCGGGATTCCGGGACGCCTGGCTGCAGTACTGCCGCCTGTTCCTGGCGACGGATGAGGAGCAGCTCGCAGCCGTCGGCCAGGTGCTCCATGGCACCAACCTCACCCAGGCGCACAGCCGTCTGCTTGCGTACGTCGCGAACGCGACAGGGGACGAGGAACTGGCGCGGCGGGTCTGGCGTGCGTTCGATGCGACGGGAGAATTCCTGGCCAGGGGAGACTTCCACGACGCGGATGCGGCACTTCACGTTCGTACCGTGCTGCCGCCGGAGGTCATCGCGCCCGTGCAGGAGGCCGACCGGGTGTCGACGAACGCCGCGGCCCAGTTCGGCCTTGCGGCCATCCAGAACCTCGCGCTCGTCGGTGAGGCGATCGCCGAGCGCGGCACGTCGGGCAGGGCAGCAGCCTCGACCGCGGAGGCATAA
- a CDS encoding carbohydrate ABC transporter permease gives MTQLFAPGTQDSSFDDDRTSALPAVRGTGPRKSRSQAQRFNTRGGKAFDVVNVVFLAAVGVLALAPFLFVLARSFASETELETRPFFFWPDHFDLGAYSAIFTTPSFTRAVVTTVLVTAVGTVIQLLMTVTMAYPLAKKDLPGRNFILSAVLVTLVFGGGMIPTFLIVKELGLLNTYWALILPLAINPFSLIIIKNFFQNLPAELEESAKVDGATEVQVLMRIVLPLSKPILATFALFYAVGIWNDFMSPLLYLNDSSMWTLQMFLQQVTAATDLTTAQQSDPSYIPPSQGIKYAVIVVATIPVLIFYPFLQKHFAKGMLIGAVKG, from the coding sequence ATGACGCAGCTTTTCGCACCGGGAACTCAGGACTCATCGTTCGACGACGACCGAACATCAGCGCTTCCTGCGGTCCGCGGTACCGGCCCGCGCAAGTCGCGCAGCCAGGCGCAGCGCTTCAACACGCGCGGCGGTAAGGCGTTCGACGTGGTCAACGTCGTGTTTCTCGCGGCGGTGGGCGTGCTCGCCCTCGCGCCGTTCCTCTTCGTGCTCGCCCGGTCGTTCGCGTCGGAGACCGAGCTGGAGACGCGTCCGTTCTTCTTCTGGCCGGATCACTTCGACCTCGGCGCGTACTCCGCCATCTTCACGACACCCTCCTTCACCCGAGCCGTCGTCACCACGGTGCTCGTCACGGCGGTAGGGACCGTCATCCAGCTGCTGATGACGGTGACGATGGCGTACCCGCTCGCGAAGAAGGACCTGCCGGGGCGCAACTTCATCTTGAGCGCGGTGCTCGTGACGCTCGTGTTCGGCGGCGGCATGATTCCGACGTTCCTCATCGTGAAGGAGCTCGGGCTGCTCAATACCTACTGGGCGCTCATTCTGCCGCTGGCGATCAATCCGTTCAGCCTGATCATCATCAAGAACTTCTTCCAGAACCTGCCGGCAGAGCTCGAGGAATCGGCGAAGGTCGACGGCGCGACGGAAGTGCAGGTGCTGATGCGCATCGTGCTGCCGCTGTCGAAGCCGATCCTCGCGACATTCGCTCTGTTCTATGCGGTGGGCATCTGGAACGACTTCATGTCACCGCTGCTCTACCTCAACGACAGCTCGATGTGGACGCTGCAGATGTTCCTGCAGCAGGTGACGGCGGCCACCGACCTGACCACCGCTCAGCAGAGCGATCCGTCGTACATCCCGCCGTCGCAGGGCATCAAGTACGCGGTGATCGTGGTGGCGACGATTCCGGTGCTGATCTTCTATCCGTTCCTGCAGAAGCACTTCGCCAAGGGCATGCTGATCGGGGCGGTGAAGGGATGA